One genomic region from Arenicella chitinivorans encodes:
- the dapD gene encoding 2,3,4,5-tetrahydropyridine-2,6-dicarboxylate N-succinyltransferase, which yields MSVQLQSTINDAFEQRSTIRPNRVDPQIKDAVEATIELLDRGDARVAEKIDGEWQVNQWLKKAVLLSFAIRDNELMPGGETNYFDKVSSKFADYDEARFRQEGFRVVPPAAVRKGSYIAPGVVIMPGYVNIGAYVDTGTMVDTWATVGSCAQIGKNVHLSGGVGIGGVLEPIQAGPVIIEDNCFIGARSEVVEGVIVEEGSVISMGVYLGQSTKILDRATGEITYGRIPAGSVVVSGSIPSDDKSHSLYCAVIVKKVDAKTRAKTGLNELLRVD from the coding sequence ATGTCTGTCCAATTACAATCCACAATCAATGACGCGTTCGAGCAACGCAGCACCATTCGCCCTAACCGTGTTGATCCGCAGATCAAAGATGCGGTTGAAGCCACCATTGAACTACTCGATCGAGGAGACGCACGCGTGGCAGAAAAAATCGACGGTGAGTGGCAGGTCAATCAGTGGCTGAAGAAAGCAGTCCTGCTGTCTTTCGCAATTCGTGATAACGAGCTGATGCCAGGTGGCGAAACCAACTATTTCGATAAAGTCAGCTCTAAGTTTGCAGATTACGATGAAGCCCGTTTTCGCCAAGAAGGCTTCCGCGTGGTTCCTCCGGCTGCGGTGCGCAAAGGCTCTTACATTGCACCCGGCGTTGTTATCATGCCTGGCTACGTCAACATTGGGGCTTACGTTGACACTGGCACCATGGTTGATACCTGGGCTACCGTTGGCTCCTGCGCGCAAATCGGCAAGAACGTACACTTATCCGGAGGCGTCGGCATCGGCGGTGTGCTGGAACCGATCCAGGCAGGCCCAGTGATTATCGAAGACAATTGTTTTATCGGCGCTCGCAGCGAAGTCGTTGAAGGCGTCATCGTGGAAGAAGGTTCGGTCATTTCCATGGGTGTTTACCTCGGCCAAAGCACCAAGATTCTCGACCGCGCCACCGGTGAAATCACCTATGGCCGTATTCCAGCCGGTTCGGTTGTGGTGTCTGGGTCGATTCCGAGTGACGATAAGTCTCATAGTCTGTATTGCGCTGTTATCGTGAAGAAGGTTGACGCCAAAACACGCGCAAAAACGGGCCTAAACGAATTGTTGCGCGTCGATTAA
- the dapE gene encoding succinyl-diaminopimelate desuccinylase: MPRQDDATLALTKQLIAAQSVTPNDAGCQMLMTERLSVIGFEIEALNFSDKHGTVQNFWARRGTDGPCLAFAGHTDVVPIGDLKRWHSDPFEPTERDGMLYGRGAADMKTSLAAFVTAIEQFVTEHPNHAGSIALLITSDEEGPSTCGTVKVIETLEARNEKIDYCLVGEPSSTKQLGDVIKNGRRGSLGCELTIIGHQGHVAYPHLADNPIHHCGRVITALTEIEWDQGNEYFPPTSFQISNIAGGTGATNVIPATTTLTFNLRFSTEIDEEGIKRKVISTLDALDLEYEMEWNLYGLPFLTEKGSLVTACTKAIKSECGIDTVLSTSGGTSDGRFIAPTGAQVVELGPVNETIHKVNECVALETPAKLSRIYAGILRELLT, translated from the coding sequence ATGCCTCGCCAAGACGACGCTACGCTGGCACTGACTAAGCAGCTTATTGCTGCGCAATCAGTGACCCCAAATGATGCCGGTTGCCAGATGCTGATGACTGAGCGTCTCAGTGTGATTGGCTTCGAAATTGAAGCTTTGAATTTCTCCGATAAACACGGCACTGTGCAAAATTTTTGGGCGCGTCGCGGCACTGATGGTCCATGTCTCGCGTTTGCTGGGCATACCGATGTGGTACCTATAGGCGACCTAAAACGCTGGCACAGTGACCCGTTTGAGCCAACCGAGCGAGATGGCATGCTCTATGGGCGCGGTGCAGCGGATATGAAAACTTCCCTCGCAGCGTTCGTCACCGCGATAGAGCAATTTGTCACAGAGCACCCAAATCACGCGGGTTCGATTGCGCTGCTGATTACTTCCGACGAGGAAGGTCCGTCAACCTGTGGCACTGTCAAAGTGATTGAAACACTGGAAGCGCGCAACGAAAAAATTGATTATTGTCTAGTCGGTGAACCAAGCTCCACGAAGCAGCTCGGCGATGTAATCAAGAATGGACGACGGGGTTCTCTTGGTTGCGAACTCACCATTATTGGTCATCAAGGTCACGTGGCGTATCCGCATCTGGCAGACAATCCCATACATCATTGCGGTCGCGTGATCACGGCGCTGACCGAGATTGAATGGGATCAGGGCAACGAGTATTTCCCACCAACTAGCTTCCAGATTTCGAACATCGCTGGTGGCACTGGGGCGACCAATGTCATCCCCGCCACAACCACCCTGACTTTCAACCTGCGATTCTCAACGGAGATTGATGAAGAGGGTATAAAACGAAAGGTGATCTCTACGCTGGATGCGCTGGACCTTGAGTATGAGATGGAGTGGAATTTGTACGGTTTACCATTTCTAACTGAAAAAGGCAGTTTAGTGACGGCCTGCACAAAGGCAATAAAATCGGAGTGTGGTATCGATACGGTGCTTTCGACTTCGGGCGGTACCTCTGACGGTCGCTTCATTGCGCCAACTGGTGCCCAAGTGGTCGAACTTGGACCAGTCAATGAGACCATCCACAAGGTTAACGAGTGTGTTGCGCTGGAAACGCCAGCCAAGTTATCGCGAATTTATGCCGGCATCCTTCGAGAGCTACTAACATAG
- a CDS encoding alpha/beta hydrolase, with the protein MQYKLLIFITLIIQATILSSAASADLSGVISAPLAEMQSGLAQLEANHSDIVENTEKHIRFYAETQQTDFAIVYLHGFSATRMELHPLVDRLADALQANVFYTRLTGHGRSQDAMLDGSVAAWKQDTEEALALAQRLGRKIIVIGTSTGGTLATWLNANISDADAPFATILISPNFAVKSRSSELLQWRLGRWLVKILKGDYYSFTPHNEFHAKYWTERYPIDAIAPMLDLVDEVAEIDKQRITTPHMIVYSPQDHVIDVSKIIEFADALGSEQTVVLPFTQSKDPAQHVLVGDASSPNEVDLLLNAISEFIRAL; encoded by the coding sequence ATGCAATACAAGTTATTGATCTTTATCACTTTAATCATACAAGCGACAATACTATCCAGCGCCGCCTCTGCTGATCTAAGCGGCGTGATTTCAGCACCTTTGGCCGAGATGCAGTCTGGCTTGGCACAACTCGAAGCCAACCATTCCGACATTGTCGAAAATACCGAGAAGCACATTCGGTTTTACGCAGAGACACAACAAACAGATTTCGCCATCGTGTACCTGCATGGGTTTTCAGCGACGCGAATGGAGCTACACCCGTTAGTTGATCGACTGGCTGACGCGTTACAGGCAAACGTATTTTATACTCGCCTCACGGGACATGGTCGAAGCCAAGATGCCATGCTTGACGGTTCGGTGGCGGCTTGGAAACAAGACACTGAGGAAGCACTGGCGCTAGCGCAACGTTTAGGCAGAAAAATCATTGTCATCGGCACCTCGACTGGCGGCACGCTCGCCACTTGGCTGAATGCGAACATCAGCGACGCCGATGCCCCATTTGCCACGATTCTCATCTCACCCAATTTCGCCGTTAAGAGTCGCAGTTCCGAACTGCTGCAATGGCGCTTGGGTCGCTGGCTTGTGAAAATACTCAAAGGTGACTATTACTCATTCACACCACACAATGAATTTCACGCTAAGTATTGGACTGAACGCTACCCCATCGACGCAATTGCGCCGATGTTGGACTTGGTAGACGAGGTAGCCGAAATTGACAAGCAGCGAATCACCACGCCACATATGATCGTGTATTCACCACAAGATCATGTGATCGACGTCAGCAAAATCATTGAATTTGCTGACGCACTGGGTAGCGAACAAACCGTCGTGTTGCCGTTCACCCAATCCAAAGACCCGGCCCAACATGTCCTGGTCGGAGACGCCAGTTCACCGAACGAAGTCGACCTACTACTCAATGCAATAAGCGAGTTTATCCGCGCTCTATAG